In one Thermodesulfobium acidiphilum genomic region, the following are encoded:
- a CDS encoding NADH-quinone oxidoreductase subunit B translates to MNENEVKEREIEIADGVKAIPALNTIVSPIDKAINWVVNWGRVSSLWPMTFGLACCAIEMMAVGAPHNDLDRFGILFRASPRQADLMIVAGTVTLKMAPVLRRVYDQMPQPRYVISMGSCANSGGIFNTYSVLQGVDQIVPVDVYLPGCPPRPEALLHALLYLQQKIKKERMVWGAWR, encoded by the coding sequence ATGAACGAAAACGAGGTAAAGGAAAGAGAAATAGAAATTGCTGATGGAGTAAAAGCAATTCCGGCATTAAACACTATTGTCTCTCCCATCGACAAGGCTATTAATTGGGTTGTTAACTGGGGAAGGGTATCGTCCCTCTGGCCTATGACTTTTGGCCTTGCGTGTTGTGCTATTGAGATGATGGCTGTTGGTGCACCGCATAACGACCTTGACAGATTTGGTATCCTGTTTAGGGCATCGCCCAGACAAGCAGATCTTATGATTGTTGCTGGGACAGTAACACTAAAAATGGCTCCAGTTTTGAGAAGAGTTTATGATCAGATGCCACAACCAAGATATGTAATATCAATGGGAAGTTGTGCAAATAGTGGGGGAATTTTTAATACCTATTCAGTTTTGCAGGGAGTAGACCAGATTGTTCCTGTTGACGTGTATCTTCCTGGATGTCCTCCAAGACCTGAAGCGCTGTTACATGCTCTTTTATATCTCCAGCAGAAGATAAAGAAGGAAAGGATGGTATGGGGAGCATGGAGATAA
- a CDS encoding 4Fe-4S dicluster domain-containing protein has product MGKYYIFQDQKRCIGCYACELHCKTKNNAPEGAKLCRIVPTGPQVVKGVPRMHFVFMPCFHCEKPWCVYACPTGAMIKRAKDGIVYVKEDLCVGCKNCITACPWGVPQWNSETGKVMKCDYCKDRIDQGLEPACVTGCTTGALKFISPSEASQIKREQFAKNISPLKK; this is encoded by the coding sequence GTGGGAAAGTATTATATATTTCAAGATCAGAAAAGGTGTATAGGCTGTTATGCCTGTGAACTTCACTGTAAGACCAAGAACAATGCTCCAGAAGGTGCAAAACTGTGCAGAATAGTTCCAACCGGTCCGCAGGTGGTAAAAGGAGTTCCCCGAATGCACTTTGTTTTTATGCCATGTTTTCATTGCGAAAAACCATGGTGTGTATATGCATGTCCCACTGGTGCGATGATAAAAAGAGCAAAAGATGGTATTGTTTACGTTAAAGAAGATTTATGCGTGGGTTGTAAGAACTGTATTACTGCCTGTCCCTGGGGAGTGCCCCAGTGGAATTCAGAGACGGGTAAGGTTATGAAATGTGACTATTGTAAGGATAGAATCGATCAAGGGCTAGAGCCTGCATGTGTTACAGGATGTACGACAGGTGCTTTGAAATTCATATCTCCCAGTGAGGCATCACAAATTAAAAGAGAGCAATTTGCGAAGAATATATCACCTTTGAAAAAATAA
- a CDS encoding molybdopterin-dependent oxidoreductase codes for MGTKRVYSICAMCTGRCPIVVDVNGNEVEHIWGNPYLLGGYHLCPRGAAGKALLNDTERPQTPLIRDGERGSGKWRSVSWDEALDYVADNLKNIIDKYGAKSVVLSDRGGAITEFEKTFLAAIGSPNYFNHHATCSNSIHNAHLSVAGLARNGITYDYKNCKYLVSFGRNLLESLVTGEAKSVIDMIENGGKLVQIDVRWNYTAAKADRFFLINPGTDYALALALIHVIIKDSLYDADFVKRWTVGFEELSNFVKLYTPEFAENETGIPAAEIVKLAHDVGNAKPSVIFHLGWMTAWYSNDFYLRRAICSLNALLGAYEAKGGLIINKGPEAVGKPLKSLLAQVPKPKDPRFDGCGTKYPHLSEQWGLAQELAHVLLTDEPYPVRAYIVFRHDPLASLPDPDYIRDAFSKLDLLVSIDINYSETGWFSDVILPEDTYLERTDHVIARNGPKPGYILRQAAVQRRFDTRPRWWIFKELANRLGVGQYFPYNSIEELIAWQLEGTGYKLEDFNEKGYIELVDKPIMWDRVDGLKFKTPSGKIEFISKKLEDVGIPSFIPYEKPIELKPGRFRLVTSKCALHTQGRTTLNNRLLNEYVSENHLYIHEDRAVELGIKEGDLLEVENEGEKQYIKAKLTKYIHPDVLFMLHGFGDDVPLRTRSFGKGVSDVRLQKGLVKVAIGGNCPFTECTVSVKKVK; via the coding sequence ATGGGTACCAAGAGGGTTTATAGTATTTGTGCAATGTGTACGGGAAGATGCCCTATTGTGGTTGATGTCAATGGAAATGAAGTTGAACACATCTGGGGGAATCCCTATCTTTTAGGGGGGTATCATTTATGTCCAAGAGGAGCTGCAGGCAAAGCTCTATTAAATGATACAGAAAGGCCTCAGACTCCTTTAATACGTGACGGAGAAAGAGGGTCTGGTAAATGGAGAAGTGTTTCTTGGGACGAAGCCTTAGACTATGTAGCAGACAATTTGAAAAATATAATTGATAAATATGGGGCGAAGAGCGTTGTATTGTCTGATAGAGGAGGAGCAATTACCGAATTTGAAAAAACTTTTCTTGCTGCAATCGGATCTCCAAATTACTTTAATCATCATGCAACATGCTCTAATTCTATTCACAATGCTCATCTTTCTGTAGCGGGTCTTGCAAGAAATGGTATTACATATGATTATAAAAATTGTAAGTATCTAGTTAGTTTTGGCAGGAACTTGCTTGAATCTCTTGTTACGGGGGAGGCAAAAAGCGTTATAGATATGATTGAAAATGGTGGGAAACTTGTTCAAATTGACGTTAGGTGGAACTATACTGCAGCAAAAGCTGATAGGTTTTTTTTGATAAACCCAGGAACTGATTATGCTTTAGCTCTAGCCTTAATACACGTGATTATAAAGGATTCTCTTTATGATGCTGACTTTGTTAAGAGGTGGACCGTAGGTTTTGAGGAACTCTCGAACTTTGTAAAGCTCTATACTCCTGAGTTTGCTGAAAATGAGACTGGTATCCCTGCAGCCGAAATTGTAAAATTAGCTCACGATGTAGGAAATGCCAAGCCATCTGTAATATTTCACCTTGGTTGGATGACTGCGTGGTACTCAAATGATTTTTATTTAAGACGAGCTATTTGTTCTCTTAATGCACTTCTGGGTGCATATGAGGCAAAGGGAGGTTTAATTATTAATAAAGGTCCTGAAGCTGTAGGCAAGCCCCTAAAGTCGCTTTTAGCTCAGGTCCCAAAGCCAAAGGATCCAAGATTTGACGGTTGTGGGACAAAATATCCCCATCTTAGCGAGCAATGGGGATTAGCTCAGGAGTTAGCTCACGTGCTTCTTACCGATGAGCCTTATCCTGTAAGGGCATATATTGTATTCAGACACGATCCGCTTGCTTCTTTACCAGATCCAGATTATATTAGAGACGCTTTTAGTAAATTGGATTTATTAGTATCTATTGATATAAATTACAGCGAGACAGGTTGGTTCTCTGATGTGATTTTGCCGGAAGATACATATCTTGAGAGAACGGATCATGTTATAGCTAGAAATGGTCCAAAGCCAGGTTACATTCTAAGACAGGCAGCAGTTCAAAGAAGGTTTGATACCAGACCAAGGTGGTGGATATTCAAAGAACTTGCAAACAGACTTGGAGTGGGTCAATATTTTCCTTACAATAGCATAGAAGAGCTAATTGCCTGGCAATTGGAGGGGACTGGATACAAATTAGAAGATTTTAATGAAAAAGGCTACATTGAACTGGTAGATAAGCCTATAATGTGGGATAGGGTTGATGGTTTGAAGTTTAAAACCCCTTCTGGCAAAATAGAATTCATTTCTAAAAAATTAGAAGATGTAGGTATTCCCTCCTTTATCCCATATGAGAAACCAATAGAACTGAAACCAGGGAGGTTTAGATTAGTTACCAGTAAGTGCGCTTTGCACACTCAGGGCAGAACTACTTTAAACAATAGGCTATTAAACGAGTATGTGAGTGAAAATCATCTATATATACATGAAGATAGAGCAGTAGAACTTGGAATAAAAGAAGGGGATCTTCTTGAGGTAGAAAATGAAGGAGAAAAGCAATATATAAAAGCAAAACTTACGAAATATATACATCCTGATGTACTCTTTATGCTTCATGGCTTTGGTGATGATGTACCCTTAAGAACCAGGTCTTTTGGCAAGGGAGTGTCTGATGTAAGACTTCAAAAGGGACTTGTAAAGGTTGCAATTGGCGGAAACTGCCCATTTACGGAATGTACAGTTTCTGTTAAGAAGGTGAAATAA
- the queF gene encoding preQ(1) synthase, with amino-acid sequence MPEASGKTFEFKDESHIKTDFLEGFSFSAEEYIKIETKEFSAVCPFSGLPDIGQLIIEYFPDGGICVELKSLKYYLTSFRNVGIYQEAATKRIYEDLKKLLKTDRLKVTLIYNTRGGINTLTSMGNL; translated from the coding sequence ATGCCAGAAGCAAGTGGTAAGACATTTGAATTTAAAGACGAATCTCATATTAAAACAGATTTTCTTGAAGGTTTTAGTTTTAGCGCTGAAGAGTATATTAAGATTGAAACTAAAGAATTTAGTGCAGTCTGCCCCTTTAGTGGATTGCCAGATATTGGGCAGTTAATTATTGAATATTTCCCGGATGGAGGAATTTGTGTAGAGCTTAAGAGCTTAAAGTACTACCTCACATCATTTAGAAACGTGGGAATATATCAGGAAGCGGCCACAAAAAGAATATACGAAGATTTAAAAAAGCTTTTAAAAACCGATAGGCTAAAGGTAACACTTATCTATAACACGAGGGGTGGAATAAACACTTTAACAAGTATGGGAAATTTGTAA
- a CDS encoding methyl-accepting chemotaxis protein: protein MNIIQNLIQNWSVRKKLLSITLLSFLIFGLTLITLTSFQFFDNGHKNVKEKLHYAMDASNELLKSYMLSSKNMAKLLSDRESVIKGVETKNFDLLKTVLVPYIKEYKDLYIVVTDNKGNVIIRAHSLNTPTGDSIANQLNIQKAIKGENTVGIEEGKIVKLSIRAGSPVRDNSGNIIGAVSAGYTIFDSNRLASEMKKLLNIDTTFTFGNEVVTSTLNKDFKGQKIPQDIYDRLTRGESFIQRFNFLGHDYYNVLVPLKNSDNKVVGSYILSYPPSLIDGPIYNSLIIQIITIIICLLIGLLIIGIGIEFILIRPLSRAKSDIDCLSTGDLCSDISVSSKDEIGQIAQASLKLRDNFSEILHDIKDVLNDLSQASNKLSNLSSDARYASSESANYAEKTAQNSEELSQTLEKLNNHVNILLGAIESIAKGAEDQANSASSVAEKMGKISENAQILLKITKGVGSLATEAEEKSKMGSLLIEQNDSSSLQILNSVEDLSKTILSLSERSNDIVKIVDIISQISEQTNLLALNAAIEAARAGDAGRGFAVVADEVRKLAEESQRAAKNIGELIEQTRKETTLASDAMKATLEEVKKGRNITKDSKEAFEQISQNIERLLKEIQSAQSNVAKVEEDIRSIETNISNLAALSQEYTASTQEMNASTAELKKDIDGLSEIAKEGSIAASEESALAKELSSMMGDVESISKKLNTNVEKLTEKTSKFKIF from the coding sequence ATGAACATTATTCAGAATTTGATTCAAAATTGGTCCGTGAGAAAAAAACTTCTTTCAATTACTTTGCTCAGCTTTTTAATCTTTGGGCTAACACTTATAACCCTTACTTCATTTCAATTTTTTGATAATGGGCACAAAAATGTCAAAGAAAAGCTTCACTACGCAATGGATGCATCAAATGAACTTTTAAAAAGCTATATGTTAAGTTCAAAAAATATGGCAAAACTTCTTTCGGATAGAGAAAGCGTGATAAAGGGCGTAGAAACAAAAAATTTTGACTTATTAAAAACCGTACTTGTTCCTTACATAAAAGAATATAAAGATTTATATATAGTTGTCACTGACAACAAGGGAAATGTAATAATCAGAGCGCACTCTTTAAATACTCCAACAGGTGATTCCATAGCAAATCAACTAAATATCCAAAAGGCAATTAAAGGAGAAAATACCGTTGGTATTGAAGAAGGGAAGATAGTCAAACTTTCTATTCGTGCAGGTTCTCCAGTGAGAGACAATAGTGGCAACATCATAGGCGCTGTGAGTGCAGGTTATACGATTTTTGACTCTAACAGGCTTGCAAGCGAAATGAAAAAACTACTAAACATAGATACTACGTTTACCTTTGGCAATGAAGTAGTTACTTCAACACTTAACAAGGATTTCAAAGGTCAAAAAATTCCTCAAGACATTTATGACAGGCTAACCAGGGGCGAAAGCTTTATTCAGAGGTTCAATTTTCTTGGTCATGATTATTATAACGTGCTAGTTCCTCTTAAAAACTCAGACAACAAAGTTGTAGGTTCTTATATTCTTTCATATCCGCCTTCTCTTATTGACGGTCCTATTTACAACTCTTTAATAATACAAATAATTACGATTATTATTTGTCTCTTAATCGGTCTTTTGATAATTGGTATAGGAATAGAATTTATCTTGATTAGACCACTTTCAAGAGCAAAGTCTGATATTGACTGTCTTTCCACAGGAGATCTGTGTTCTGATATAAGCGTCTCATCTAAGGATGAAATAGGCCAAATTGCTCAGGCATCTTTAAAACTTAGGGATAATTTCTCTGAAATATTACACGATATAAAAGACGTTTTAAACGATCTGTCGCAGGCCTCAAACAAATTATCAAACCTCTCTTCTGATGCCAGATATGCCTCAAGCGAAAGCGCAAACTATGCAGAAAAAACTGCTCAAAATTCTGAAGAATTGAGCCAAACGTTAGAAAAATTAAATAATCACGTAAATATTTTGCTTGGCGCTATAGAATCAATTGCAAAAGGCGCTGAAGACCAAGCAAATTCAGCTTCAAGCGTAGCTGAAAAAATGGGCAAAATTTCAGAAAACGCTCAAATTCTGCTCAAGATTACTAAAGGAGTAGGATCTCTTGCAACAGAAGCTGAAGAGAAATCAAAAATGGGATCTTTACTAATAGAACAAAACGATTCTTCATCCTTACAAATTTTAAACTCTGTTGAAGACCTTTCAAAGACTATTCTATCTCTCTCAGAGAGATCAAACGATATAGTAAAAATAGTAGATATCATATCCCAAATTTCCGAGCAAACAAATCTCTTGGCCTTAAATGCTGCAATTGAAGCAGCAAGAGCTGGCGATGCAGGAAGAGGTTTTGCAGTAGTAGCAGATGAAGTAAGAAAGCTAGCCGAAGAATCTCAAAGAGCAGCTAAAAATATTGGAGAACTGATAGAACAAACCAGAAAAGAGACGACGTTGGCTTCAGATGCAATGAAGGCCACCCTCGAAGAGGTAAAAAAGGGTAGAAATATAACTAAAGATTCAAAAGAAGCGTTTGAACAGATAAGCCAAAATATCGAAAGGTTGCTTAAAGAAATACAATCGGCTCAAAGCAACGTAGCCAAAGTTGAAGAAGATATTAGAAGTATAGAAACCAATATCAGTAACCTTGCGGCCCTTTCACAAGAATATACCGCTAGCACTCAAGAAATGAACGCCTCCACAGCGGAGCTAAAAAAAGATATAGATGGTCTCTCAGAGATTGCAAAGGAAGGTTCAATTGCAGCCAGTGAAGAATCCGCTCTTGCAAAGGAGTTGAGTTCTATGATGGGAGATGTAGAAAGCATTTCAAAGAAATTAAACACTAACGTAGAAAAACTAACCGAAAAAACCTCAAAATTTAAAATATTTTAA
- a CDS encoding nitroreductase has product MSILEIIKSRRSVRKYKDKNVEPEKIDRLIEAAIWAPSAMNSQPWAFTVIQDRSTLKVLSDNSKKFLIENMNKFKVLEKYKSMLEKDDYNIFYNAPALITIYAKSYGLYPKEDCALAAENLMLEAHAIGLGTCWIGFAREYMDLEETKTKFNVPLDYSVVAPIIVGYPEILPAHGTRNSPIILYRK; this is encoded by the coding sequence ATGAGCATACTTGAAATCATAAAATCAAGAAGGTCTGTTAGAAAATATAAAGATAAAAATGTAGAACCAGAAAAGATAGATCGTCTAATAGAAGCTGCTATATGGGCTCCAAGCGCTATGAATTCCCAACCATGGGCTTTTACAGTAATTCAAGATCGATCAACTCTAAAAGTTTTATCAGATAATTCAAAAAAATTTCTTATTGAAAATATGAATAAGTTTAAGGTCCTTGAAAAGTATAAATCTATGTTAGAAAAGGATGACTACAATATTTTTTATAATGCACCAGCTTTAATAACTATTTATGCCAAAAGTTATGGCCTATATCCCAAAGAGGATTGCGCACTTGCAGCAGAAAACCTTATGCTTGAAGCTCACGCTATTGGCCTTGGAACCTGCTGGATAGGATTTGCAAGAGAGTATATGGATCTGGAAGAAACAAAAACAAAGTTCAATGTGCCCTTAGACTATAGCGTTGTAGCGCCTATAATTGTAGGATATCCGGAAATATTACCAGCTCATGGTACAAGAAATAGTCCTATAATACTTTATAGAAAATAA
- a CDS encoding FprA family A-type flavoprotein: protein MNCKLADSLYDIGALDWEIRDFHGVYTPQGSKYNSFLLLDEKIAIIDSVKECYGKEAICKIKEIIKERDVDYLVSLHTEPDHAGSIIEYFKEFKNIKLVCLEKNYEFIKNFLPDLDDSKILVLKSGESLSLGEKTLILKSLPMTHWPDTTSVYVPEKGWLFTSDFFGSLISISRPFYDQLQSDIYPFIRDYFAFLMRPFESLTKKALDYYKSLNPTMILPAHGPFYRKPEDIKYIFEITEKLINDPTENKVIIVYTTMWHTTEKMAKLISEGAGCKDDCEVKVFDLRIDPVSVIMGEIMTCKAFAIGSPTVYNGVFPNILPLLRLMRLLRLKGKKAVIFGSYGWSGGAVKEIEEAIKPLGVEVIEKIETRFSLKPEEIKKCLEVGKMLSEL from the coding sequence ATGAACTGTAAGTTAGCAGATTCACTATACGATATTGGAGCATTAGACTGGGAGATAAGAGATTTTCATGGAGTATATACTCCGCAGGGCAGCAAGTACAATTCATTTCTTCTCCTAGACGAAAAGATTGCCATTATAGATAGCGTAAAAGAGTGCTACGGCAAAGAAGCAATATGCAAAATAAAAGAAATAATAAAAGAAAGAGACGTAGACTATCTTGTATCTTTACACACAGAACCAGATCATGCGGGATCAATAATAGAGTATTTTAAAGAGTTCAAAAATATTAAATTAGTATGCCTAGAAAAGAATTATGAGTTTATAAAAAATTTTTTGCCAGATCTTGACGATTCAAAAATTTTAGTCCTAAAATCTGGAGAAAGTTTGTCGCTTGGTGAAAAAACCCTAATCCTAAAATCTCTTCCAATGACCCACTGGCCTGATACCACAAGCGTTTACGTTCCAGAAAAGGGTTGGCTTTTTACTTCAGACTTCTTCGGGAGCCTTATCTCTATCTCAAGGCCATTTTACGATCAACTACAGTCAGACATATATCCTTTTATAAGAGACTATTTTGCTTTCTTAATGAGACCATTTGAATCGCTTACAAAAAAGGCTCTTGACTACTATAAATCCCTTAATCCTACCATGATACTGCCTGCACACGGGCCGTTTTATAGAAAACCAGAAGACATAAAATATATTTTTGAGATTACTGAGAAATTAATAAACGACCCAACAGAAAACAAGGTGATAATTGTTTATACAACCATGTGGCACACAACCGAAAAGATGGCAAAACTAATTTCTGAAGGAGCAGGATGCAAAGATGATTGTGAAGTAAAGGTTTTTGACCTAAGAATAGATCCTGTTTCTGTCATTATGGGAGAAATTATGACGTGTAAAGCCTTTGCTATAGGCTCACCAACAGTTTATAACGGAGTATTTCCGAACATATTGCCATTGCTGAGATTAATGAGGCTTCTTAGACTAAAAGGCAAAAAAGCAGTCATATTTGGCTCCTACGGTTGGTCCGGAGGTGCCGTGAAAGAAATAGAAGAAGCCATAAAGCCTCTTGGTGTAGAAGTGATAGAAAAAATTGAAACAAGATTTTCTTTAAAGCCAGAAGAGATAAAAAAGTGCCTGGAAGTTGGCAAAATGCTGTCTGAGTTATAA
- the cimA gene encoding citramalate synthase: MKRTQRKIELYDTTLRDGAQREGISLTLEDKLKIVKRLDDFGIDYIEAGWPGSNPKDEKFFEQARDLKLNFSKLVAFGSTRKANTSTESDKNVISLLNANTNVITIFGKSWDLHVKEALKTTLDENLNMVSDTISYLNSKGKSVFFDAEHFFDGFKNNKEYALAVLKRAKDAKAKRIILADTNGGTLPDEIREIIREVKSYLGKNAILGIHCHNDSELAVANSIVAVQEGILQVQGTINGFGERAGNANLCSLIPILQLKMKIPLFEEEKLKALTPLSRFIDEIANITPNDHQPFVGKSVFAHKGGIHVSAVLSNPKTYEHIDPELIGNKRRVVISELSGTSNIIFKAKEMGIDLNKNRPETRKILSTIKELENQGYQFEAAEASFEILLWKGLCKTDELFDLIYWKTTVEYNERLKEIYAEAVIKLIVEGKISHSVGDGNGPVNAMDKALRSALSNHFPSLEKIHLSDYRVRVLGGSSGTGAGVRVLIDHTDSEETWTTLGVSSNVIEASYIALVDGIEYGLRKEKIRKDLKEISKKFQ; encoded by the coding sequence ATGAAAAGAACACAGAGAAAAATAGAATTATACGATACAACTTTAAGAGACGGTGCTCAACGGGAAGGAATATCTCTAACTCTAGAGGACAAATTAAAAATAGTTAAGAGATTAGATGATTTTGGTATAGATTATATCGAAGCAGGCTGGCCAGGATCTAATCCAAAAGATGAAAAATTTTTTGAACAGGCAAGGGACTTAAAACTTAACTTTTCTAAACTGGTTGCCTTTGGTTCAACTAGAAAGGCAAATACGTCTACAGAAAGTGATAAAAATGTAATATCACTTTTGAACGCCAATACAAATGTCATCACAATATTTGGAAAATCCTGGGATCTTCACGTTAAAGAAGCCTTAAAAACCACTCTTGATGAAAACTTAAATATGGTCTCAGATACAATATCATATCTTAATTCAAAAGGAAAATCAGTCTTCTTCGACGCAGAACATTTTTTCGACGGCTTCAAAAATAATAAAGAGTATGCGCTTGCAGTCCTAAAAAGGGCAAAAGATGCAAAAGCAAAAAGAATAATTCTGGCAGACACAAATGGTGGCACTTTGCCAGATGAAATTAGAGAAATAATAAGAGAAGTAAAATCTTATTTAGGTAAAAATGCTATTCTTGGGATTCACTGTCACAATGACAGCGAGCTTGCTGTAGCAAATTCAATTGTAGCTGTACAAGAAGGGATATTACAGGTTCAGGGTACAATAAATGGTTTTGGAGAAAGAGCAGGTAATGCAAATCTTTGCTCTTTAATTCCAATCTTACAGCTAAAAATGAAAATTCCTCTCTTTGAAGAGGAAAAACTAAAGGCTCTAACTCCTCTTTCTAGATTTATAGACGAGATAGCCAATATAACGCCGAATGATCATCAGCCATTTGTAGGAAAATCGGTGTTTGCTCACAAGGGAGGCATACATGTAAGTGCAGTACTATCAAATCCTAAGACTTACGAACACATAGATCCCGAATTAATTGGGAACAAAAGAAGGGTAGTAATTTCTGAACTTTCAGGCACCAGCAACATAATATTCAAGGCAAAGGAAATGGGAATAGATTTAAACAAAAACAGACCTGAAACAAGAAAGATATTATCAACTATTAAAGAACTTGAAAACCAAGGATATCAATTTGAAGCAGCTGAGGCGTCTTTTGAGATACTCTTGTGGAAGGGCCTTTGCAAAACTGATGAATTATTCGATCTTATATATTGGAAAACAACAGTAGAATATAATGAAAGGCTAAAGGAAATTTATGCAGAAGCAGTAATAAAGTTAATTGTGGAAGGCAAAATTAGCCACAGCGTCGGGGATGGAAACGGACCAGTTAATGCAATGGACAAGGCCCTTAGATCAGCTTTATCTAATCATTTTCCATCTCTTGAAAAGATACACCTATCTGATTATAGAGTCCGAGTTCTCGGAGGAAGTTCTGGCACTGGAGCAGGGGTAAGAGTTTTAATAGATCATACAGACTCAGAAGAAACCTGGACAACGCTTGGAGTATCAAGCAATGTTATTGAAGCAAGCTACATTGCTCTGGTAGACGGCATAGAGTATGGATTGAGAAAGGAAAAGATAAGAAAGGACCTAAAAGAAATATCTAAAAAATTCCAATGA
- a CDS encoding CPBP family intramembrane glutamic endopeptidase, with protein MKNRFLFFSTIGELFLLAVSVFILKKFQQMPDFYIDSLGIYTSVLVGVLVFLLGFYISKVFLFAKRIDQVLYINVFKQASILEMFYISVLSAFSEEMFFRGLMQEFLGIYAASIFFGILHTPEISIKGLFYAIYISFIGFILGVLYTQQSSILAPMIAHFIINFLGIIHLTLYNKFLKGKD; from the coding sequence ATGAAAAATAGATTTTTGTTTTTCTCTACTATTGGAGAACTCTTTCTTCTTGCTGTAAGCGTTTTTATTTTGAAAAAATTCCAACAGATGCCAGATTTTTACATTGATTCACTAGGAATTTACACCTCTGTGTTAGTCGGGGTTCTGGTTTTTTTATTGGGTTTTTATATTTCAAAAGTTTTTTTGTTTGCAAAAAGAATAGACCAAGTGTTATACATCAATGTATTTAAACAAGCCAGCATTTTAGAAATGTTTTACATATCAGTTCTTAGCGCCTTTTCTGAAGAGATGTTTTTCAGGGGTCTAATGCAGGAGTTTCTTGGGATATATGCAGCGTCTATTTTCTTTGGGATACTACATACCCCTGAAATAAGTATTAAAGGTTTGTTTTATGCAATTTACATTTCTTTTATCGGCTTCATTTTAGGAGTGCTCTATACCCAACAGAGCAGTATACTTGCCCCAATGATCGCCCACTTTATAATAAACTTCTTAGGAATCATCCATTTAACTCTTTATAACAAGTTTTTAAAAGGGAAAGACTAA
- a CDS encoding TlpA family protein disulfide reductase, whose amino-acid sequence MKYIFFIVLLIGILALSGCGQRVEQKETIRNESENQLIGKLAPNFKLKDMAGFEVNLSQYRGKPLLLVFWATWCPHCRVEMPQINKLYKSFKEDVLVFGINEEDEESRILKFMSDYPLSFPILPDKNGEVARLYKVNSIPAVFFIDPSGVIRNVDVGETSITTIENWLKPYVKEVRSNGRSN is encoded by the coding sequence TTGAAATATATATTTTTTATCGTGTTGTTAATCGGAATCTTAGCTTTATCTGGATGCGGCCAAAGGGTTGAACAAAAGGAAACTATAAGAAACGAAAGTGAAAATCAACTAATAGGCAAATTAGCTCCAAACTTCAAACTTAAGGATATGGCTGGTTTTGAAGTAAATTTATCGCAGTATAGAGGAAAACCATTATTACTGGTTTTTTGGGCAACATGGTGTCCACATTGCAGAGTAGAGATGCCGCAAATCAACAAATTATATAAATCATTTAAAGAAGATGTGCTGGTATTTGGAATTAATGAAGAAGACGAAGAAAGTAGAATTTTGAAGTTTATGAGCGATTATCCTTTATCGTTTCCTATACTTCCCGACAAAAACGGTGAAGTGGCAAGATTATATAAAGTTAATTCAATTCCTGCAGTATTTTTTATAGATCCGTCAGGAGTTATAAGGAATGTCGATGTTGGCGAAACAAGTATAACTACTATTGAAAATTGGTTAAAACCATATGTAAAGGAGGTAAGATCAAATGGGAGATCAAATTAA